From one Plasmodium malariae genome assembly, chromosome: 12 genomic stretch:
- the WLP1 gene encoding WD40-repeat protein-like protein, putative, with protein sequence MNDNDTKKFRDISDRIQGKYVPVVKFGGTNKYINRNYKNDNDDTSNISFTGDDCNAGNIDIYYDNKYGINRVCFSPQGKYVAGCGSNGIIYVYDLYENKLLTKICTKIDNIKDLIISDNDKYIYACGDNRIIEIFDIFENKKVCNDNIAKYVDISIPRIIENINRKPNDRLDSNKYDNNNNYYNNNYNSTNNRVFGHLNNSAKKSMIDNVYAPCHKTKYKDLTYNKVIYVPIYNYNDLIKCNINMIDLNRIKLNKINEIINKSIFIIKDSHEYRTSCLAVPNISTFLIYSGGGDGLLKIWDIRMNLFTLNKNNFNRSMSDIIFLDNKNPYASICSHEDILTSINFNNTIDYEENAYKLRKEDKYDEMKKKLRKNNIASLKNDLKKGEKKVNDDTSESSVTDASSSSSSFGSMCSSISYSSFTFNLSKTKFNNILMTSGYDGYIRIYDINNNIIKSFYDEEKSITHCMFSNNNKYIISTNKSKYCKIFDFIYMNNKKNTKNMLTYLTNYKSYYLNSTKKNNETSKEEVHNSSENSNSSGNNNNMNGYNDSSNGNNSSSNCNNSGSNGNNNRGAVYEDNFIMQMYNDNYLQPCHIKNLYEDEDLEERIKELNELNKKIANDKKKVVNSSSGGINEKNSESDCSYSSSDSSNFDENVMRANIFYEHVNKKLEPTWSLFVDNMKYMSLIPYEVMSESLKKNYDYIKAHYNNLHSQSYDNCNNENSEKQKEQLKIDEKKHKFYYELSDIIHNEADIPKFYSCVAGDKCIIPSIDTYAHVYDIYTGFHVNTINNLYLPNYNIDHSYLYSCNINMEIPKKKFISFLTSVDTYPKNQNIIATSNGYPDGSIVIWVFAPF encoded by the exons ATGAACGATAACGACACAAAAAAGTTCAGGGATATTAGCGACAGAATTCAGGGGAAATACGTACCCGTTGTTAAATTTGGGGGaacgaataaatatatcaacaGGAATTACAAAAATGACAATG ATGACACAAGTAATATAAGTTTTACGGGGGATGACTGTAACGCAGGCAATAtcgatatatattatgataataaatatggGATAAATAGAGTATGTTTTTCACCACAAGGAAAGTACGTTGCAGGTTGTGGATCGAACGGTATTATTTACGTGTAcgatttatatgaaaataaactCTTAACTAAAATATGCACGAAAattgataatataaaagatctTATAATAAGTGATAATGATAAGTACATATACGCTTGTGGAGATAATAGgattatagaaatatttgatatatttgaaaataaaaaggtttGTAATGATAATATTGCAAAATATGTTGACATATCAATACCTAgaataattgaaaatataaatcgtAAACCGAATGACAGGTTGGatagtaataaatatgataacaataataattattataataacaattataatagtaCTAATAACAGGGTGTTTGGACATCTTAATAATTCTGCAAAAAAGAGTATGATAGACAATGTGTATGCACCTTGTCATAAAACGAAATATAAGGATTTAACATATAACAAAGTAATATATGTtcctatatataattataatgatttaataaaatgtaatataaatatgatagACTTAAATcgaattaaattaaataaaataaatgaaatcaTAAATAAGtccatatttataattaaagatTCACATGAATATAGAACGTCTTGTTTGGCAGTACCGAATATAAgcacttttttaatttactcCGGAGGAGGAGACGggttattaaaaatatgggATATAAGAATGAATTTATTTAccttaaataaaaacaattttaatagATCTATGTcagatattatatttttagataATAAAAACCCCTATGCTTCTATATGTTCCCATGAAGATATATTGACAAGCATTAATTTCAATAATACAATTGACTATGAGgaaaatgcatataaattAAGGAAAGAAGATAAATACGAtgagatgaaaaaaaaattaagaaaaaataatattgcaTCTTTGAAGAacgatttaaaaaaaggtgaaaaaaaagtaaatgacGACACAAGTGAAAGTTCAGTGACTGATGCTAGTAGCAGTAGTTCATCTTTTGGTTCCATGTGTTCATCGATATCTTATTCTTcctttacttttaatttgtCAAAAACTAAATTCAATAATATTCTAATGACAAGTGGATATGACGGTTATATTcgtatatatgatataaataataatattataaaatcgTTTtatgatgaagaaaaaagtatCACACATTGTATGTTTAGTAACaacaacaaatatattataagtaCAAATAAATCGAAATATTGCaaaatttttgattttatatatatgaataataaaaagaatacgaaaaatatgttaactTATTTGACGAACTACAAATCGTATTACTTAaatagtacaaaaaaaaataatgaaacatCGAAAGAAGAGGTCCACAATAGTAGTGAAAATAGCAATAGtagtggtaataataataatatgaatggTTATAATGATAGTagtaatggtaataatagtagtagtaattgtaataatagtGGTAGTAATGGAAATAACAATAGGGGAGCAGTGTATGaagataattttattatgcaGATGTACAATGATAATTATTTGCAACCATgccatattaaaaatttatatgaagaTGAAGACTTAGAGGAAAGAATAAAAGAACTAAACgagttaaataaaaaaatagcaaatgataaaaagaaagttGTGAACAGCAGTAGTGGTGGTATAAACGAAAAAAACTCTGAGTCGGATTGTTCCTATTCTAGCAGTGATTCAAGTAATTTTGATGAAAATGTTATGAgagcaaatattttttatgaacatgtCAATAAAAAGTTAGAACCTACATGGTCCCTCTTCGTAgataatatgaaatatatgagCCTTATACCATATGAAGTAATGAGtgaaagtttaaaaaaaaattatgattatattaaaGCGCATTATAACAATTTGCATAGTCAAAGTTATGATAActgtaataatgaaaattcggaaaaacaaaaggaacaattaaaaatagatGAAAAGAAACATAAGTTTTACTACGAATTATCagatattatacataatgaAGCAGATATCCCAAAATTTTATTCCTGTGTAGCAGGtgataaatgtattataccTTCAATTGATACCtatgcacatgtatatgatatatataccGGTTTTCATGTTAATACCATAAATAATCTTTATTTaccaaattataatattgatCATTCTTATTTGTATTCATGCAACATAAATATGgaaattccaaaaaaaaaatttatatcctttttaaCAAGTGTTGATACATATCCAAAGAACCAAAATATTATTGCGACTTCAAATGGTTATCCGGATGGTTCTATTGTCATATGGGTGTTTGCTCCCTTTTAA
- the LSM5 gene encoding U6 snRNA-associated Sm-like protein LSm5, putative produces MATISGSETFLPLALMDKCIGSKIWIMMKGDKEIVGKLVGFDEYVNMVLEDVTEYTYVNNIKKVNKIKKLLLNGLNITIMVPGGSPVNYYDHEEKLEENIA; encoded by the exons atggctACTATAAGTGGGTCAGAGACGTTTTTACCCCTGGCCCTAATGGATAAGTGTATTG GAAGTAAAATATGGATTATGATGAAAGGTGACAAGGAAATAGTTGGAAAACTAGTTGGTTTTGACGAGTATGTTAACAtg GTGCTGGAAGATGTTACCGAATATACTTATGTAAACaacattaaaaaagtaaataaaattaaaaagttattattaaatggtttaaatataacaataatggTTCCAGGAGGATCACCAGTAAATTATTACGATCATGAAGAAAAGTTGGAAGAAAATATTGCTTGA
- the PmUG01_12073800 gene encoding conserved Plasmodium protein, unknown function: MRKLLKTAIVDIEKIKRNSCAKSENVFKENLRSLIIKNIDKFENEEILKIIEKYNENCYKDHTILKCSYDVFKKNIHRYSFDQINKIMKLYHGSQTYDKQFNTSIFSYIIRRLNAMPAFVSVNVFHNLIRCGLRDYNNIDIIKDHFKKNIDTYNTLDLTIILSSFALLQEEFLLVSTKSFDKENSDEVILKNSLSPRADYSDILIVILNKIRNDEIIHNNLSVINSILILNMISRTNISNYEIFKFFTKRYYKKLKEKDVEPHHLTLLLNSFAKCNININILKYIIKYMNNDNFINQLSYVNITNALHYMAKFNYKNKDFLNRLKKKVIELIDTIPQREFSNIMWSLAKLKINDHSFYFICLQKIKSIIHLMDMMSIAQVLDALRRGTHVSNEELFQNNLLQQDRCKNGTIKLNEYSGNGTKLISNMIKKVTLEQGHAFSTSDEEEKVSSKCSTPLKDQHHAGIEELLHHDPIKINTDKVSERNIDNALKNYENVERDIIHLLIQKYLANIEKCSLHVLTQVPFCCLQLNCTNYSIYHKSLEVLKRKKKYMSTLNLIYARYFIRILIEKQENNFQKLPRSVKQFAKEIMNSDNS; encoded by the exons ATGAGAAAACTTTTGAAAACAGCAATTGTggatattgaaaaaataaaaaggaacagTTGTGCAAAATCTGAGAATGTATTTAAGGAAAACTTAAGgtcattaattataaaaaatatagataaatttgaaaacgaagaaattcttaaaataatagaaaaatataatgaaaattgcTATAAAGACCATACAATCCTAAAATGTAGTTATGacgtttttaaaaaaaacatacacAGATATTCATTTGaccaaataaataaaataatgaaattatatcaCGGATCTCAAACCTACGATAAACAATTTAATACATCAATTTTTAGTTACATAATTAGAAGGCTGAATGCAATGCCTGCATTTGTGTCTGTAAATGTCTTTCACA accTAATAAGATGCGGATTAAGAGATTACAATAATATCGATATAATTAAAgatcattttaaaaagaatattgaCACTTATAATACGTTAGAtttaacaataattttaagCTCATTTGCATTATTGCAAGAAGAGTTTTTATTAGTGTCTACAAAATCATTTGATAAAGAAAATTCTGATgaagtaattttaaaaaattctttatCTCCTCGTGCTGATTACAGtgatatattaatagtaatattaaataaaataagaaatgatGAAATTATTCATAACAATTTGAGTGTAATAAACTCTATCTTAATATTGAATATGATTAGTAGGACAAATATTAGtaattatgaaatttttaaatttttcacaaaaaggtattataaaaaattaaaagaaaaagatgtAGAACCTCATCATTTGACTTTATTGCTAAATTCATTTgcaaaatgtaatataaatattaatattcttaagtatattattaaatatatgaacaatgACAATTTTATTAACCAGCTCtcttatgtaaatattacgAATGCTCTACACTATATGGCAAAATTcaattataagaataaagATTTTCTAAAtcgtttaaaaaaaaaagtgatagAACTTATTGATACAATTCCGCAAAGGGAATTTAGCAATATAATGTGGTCATTAgctaaattaaaaattaatgaccattctttttattttatttgtctccaaaaaattaagagcattattcatttaatgGACATGATGTCAATTGCTCAAGTATTAGATGCACTAAGAAGAGGAACCCATGTATCAAATGAAgaattatttcaaaataatttattacaacAGGATAGATGCAAAAATGGAACCATCAAATTAAATGAGTATTCTGGAAATGGTACCAAATTAATTAGCAACATGATTAAGAAAGTAACGTTAGAACAAGGGCATGCATTTTCTACTTCTGACGAAGAAGAAAAGGTAAGTAGCAAATGTTCCACGCCGTTGAAGGATCAACATCATGCAGGAATAGAGGAGTTATTACATCATGATcccataaaaataaatacagatAAAGTGTCTGAAAGGAATATTGATAATGcacttaaaaattatgaaaatgtagaaagggatattattcatttattaatacagaaatatttagcaaatatagaaaaatgcTCACTCCATGTATTAACACAAGTTCCATTTTGTTGTTTGCAACTTAACTGTACAAACTACAGTATATATCATAAATCTCTAGAAGttttgaaaaggaaaaaaaaatatatgagcactttaaatttaatttatgcaAGGTATTTTATTAGAATTCTCATTGAAAAACAGGAAAacaattttcaaaaattaccGCGTTCGGTTAAGCAGTTTGCTAAGGAAATCATGAATTCCGACAATAGTTAG
- the PARN gene encoding poly(A)-specific ribonuclease PARN, putative yields the protein MMSNVLNYFFKNFVLKEKKTFLRYNTSKRRYSKITSVNINNWNNIHKEIINKINDSDFVSIDVEYTGLHLKDERYISIDSSYEAHCYGAKSFFPCQIGITIAKKKDVIITHDNYEGGKENTMIKRNIHNIKVEGNNEEKRKKYDLEKRCQEWDISPYCIYVFPKENKYFSVSTTTLIFLRENNFDFNEWIFNGVGYLRPNEEEEKKKNIFEKIDELKNFLNKCNSNECSRKVNENEEVPRESKEKKEKNMDIKKIIQEIENYKIVDEEDKEAVVQIIKKIGIWLNSETKASIVNYSNNHIKSKVKFPTQISEENTRILLESKNGEESPLHLKKMYTQKNDIKSDSFDDANNSYFIKGLFDKGEVNIYQNNACDSLDIEGKNENGIICNRSSSNRSSNRSSNRSSNRSSSDSTNCGKPCDDENAGRSEKMFSGFRNANNFDDYSPNYPLYIEIENPYLRLLAHTLITKYFNSIFCISVKVNNKKHLAIYRSEKDSYKEQIRAFQLEIEKINQTIGVRLLFDEIIKNKKIITGHNCFYDILHIYQTFYHDLPTSISIFKKKWIELFPYTFDTKYMNETNEYLYALNGPATLKGLCDYMASLISSSNDFDFFFNFINGHLDLPQCYVQFVNKKNDSPRLNEEGYSMIDNVGSNDQNNEEDENRCLENDRISTYCENKIKNVTCETEEKTCSQLNNTNNNMNNVPRSDEHNAGYDSLLTCLLFIFQCHYILKKNNIMWSDIYFNRKNNSNESAKCFFDIFSSMCNKIKIVKTQPNVISLTSADNYEMARHFYMYDYPTYFKKWEIMKIWSPIWISLNKVDDHSCWIIAKSDEDAKNIKMIYKMLQNPQFKLCTYEEYLNKFKSK from the coding sequence ATGATGTCAAATGTATtgaattacttttttaaaaattttgttttaaaagaaaaaaaaacgttCTTGAGATATAATACATCAAAAAGAAGATATTCGAAAATAACAagtgttaatataaataattggAATAATATccataaagaaataataaacaagATTAATGACAGTGATTTTGTTTCTATTGATGTTGAGTATACAGGATTACATTTAAAGGATGAAAGATATATATCTATCGATTCAAGTTATGAAGCACATTGTTATGGAGCAAAGTCTTTTTTTCCATGCCAAATTGGAATAACTATtgctaaaaaaaaggatgtaataataacacaTGACAACTATGAAGGAGGAAAAGAGAATACTATGATTAAAAGGAACATACACAACATTAAAGTGGAAggaaataatgaagaaaagaggaaaaaatacGATTTAGAAAAGAGGTGTCAAGAATGGGATATATCCCCttattgtatttatgtatttccaaaagaaaataaatattttagtgTATCGACAACaactcttatttttttaagggaaaataattttgattttAATGAATGGATATTTAATGGTGTAGGATATTTAAGACCAAATGaggaggaagaaaaaaagaaaaacatttttgAGAAAATTGAtgagttaaaaaattttctgaaTAAGTGTAACTCAAATGAGTGCAGTAGGAAagtaaatgaaaatgaagagGTACCGAGAgaatcaaaagaaaaaaaagaaaaaaatatggatataaagaaaatcattcaagaaatagaaaattataaaattgttgACGAAGAAGACAAAGAAGCGGTTgttcaaataataaaaaaaattggtatTTGGCTGAATAGTGAAACAAAGGCATCCATTGTAAATTACTCCAATAATCATATAAAGAGTAAAGTAAAATTTCCAACACAAATCAGTGAAGAAAATACACGAATTTTACTTGAATCAAAAAATGGGGAAGAATCCCctcttcatttaaaaaagatgTATACTCAAAAGAATGACATAAAAAGTGATAGCTTTGATGATGCAAACAATAGCTATTTTATTAAGGGGCTTTTTGACAAGGGGGAAGTTAACATTTACCAAAATAATGCATGTGATTCGTTAGATATTGAAGGGAAGAACGAGAATGGTATCATATGTAATAGGAGTAGCAGTAATCGCAGCAGTAATCGCAGCAGCAATCGCAGCAGCAATCGCAGCAGCAGTGATAGCACCAATTGTGGAAAACCTTGCGATGATGAAAACGCGGGAAGGAGTGAAAAGATGTTCAGCGGTTTTCGAAACGCAAATAACTTTGATGATTACTCACCTAATTATCCCTTATACATAGAAATAGAGAACCCATATCTTCGACTTCTTGCACATACATTAATAACCAAGtattttaattctattttcTGTATATCGGTGAAAGTGAACAATAAGAAACATTTAGCTATTTATAGAAGTGAAAAGGATTCATATAAAGAACAAATAAGAGCATTTCAGTTAgagatagaaaaaataaatcaaaccATTGGTGTAAGACTATTATTtgatgaaattataaaaaataaaaaaataatcacaggtcataattgtttttatgatattttacatatatatcaaaCATTCTATCATGATTTACCAACATCgataagtatatttaaaaaaaaatggatagaATTATTTCCATATACATTTGACACCAAATACATGAATGAAACCAATGAATATCTGTATGCATTAAATGGACCAGCGACATTAAAGGGTTTATGTGATTATATGGCTTCCTTAATTTCGTCAAGTAATGactttgattttttttttaattttataaatggaCATTTAGATCTTCCTCAATGTTATGTCcaatttgtaaataaaaaaaatgacagCCCACGTTTAAATGAGGAAGGATACAGCATGATTGATAATGTTGGCAGTAATGATCAGAATAATGAGGAAGATGAAAACAGATGCTTGGAAAATGATAGAATTTCTACCTATTGTGAAAATAAGATAAAGAATGTAACGTGTGAAACTGAAGAAAAAACATGTTCACAGCTGAATAACACCAATAATAACATGAATAATGTACCAAGGAGTGATGAACATAATGCTGGTTATGATAGTCTTTTAACatgtttactttttatatttcagtgtcattacattttaaaaaaaaataatattatgtggagcgatatttattttaacagaaaaaataatagcaatGAAAGCGCTAAATgcttttttgatattttttcaagtatgtgtaacaaaataaaaattgtaaaaactCAACCAAATGTTATTTCTTTAACTAGCGCTGATAATTATGAAATGGCAAggcatttttatatgtatgattATCCAacgtattttaaaaaatgggaaataatgaaaatttggTCCCCTATTTGGATATCATTAAATAAGGTAGATGATCACTCTTGTTGGATAATTGCCAAAAGTGATGAGGACgcgaaaaatattaaaatgatatacAAAATGTTGCAAAACCCTCAATTTAagttatgtacatatgaggaatatttaaataagttCAAATCTAAGTAG